A genomic region of Plasmodium cynomolgi strain B DNA, scaffold: 0440, whole genome shotgun sequence contains the following coding sequences:
- a CDS encoding hypothetical protein (putative), whose translation MILNLLSTMNIVVQLIIESIIDTQDIICKLLNYWEYSTLNIFYCSKEKSEVVNAYKELENIWNERIND comes from the exons ATGATATTAAACCTACTGAGTACGATGAATATTGTGGTACAGCTCATAATTGAAAGCATCATAGACACGCAAGACAT TATCTGTAAACTTTTGAATTATTGGGAATATAGtacattaaatattttttattgttcgAAGGAAAAATCAGAAGTAGTTAATGCTTATAAAGAACTAGAAAATATATGGAATGAACGTATTAATGATG